One window of Microtus pennsylvanicus isolate mMicPen1 chromosome X, mMicPen1.hap1, whole genome shotgun sequence genomic DNA carries:
- the Zxdb gene encoding zinc finger X-linked protein ZXDB isoform X1: MEIPRLLPARGTPQGGGGGGCCPAGGGGVPRAPDSLACQAPTRRLLLLRGAQDGGPGPRSAEAQRASRGLGPSPSANRLAPRPDPRSRGGGGGGGGGGGGGGGGGGGGRGGGGDDFFLLLLDPVGGDVETAGAEQAGGPVRREEAGTGPGPERRASGAANPAGRPEPGPQRPSAAPAPSPLPAAGPGSGPGPSPGPAAAFAGTITIHNQDLLLRFENGFLTLTTPPLPAWEPGVAPVPQPQPGVPGGPGGPGGPDGPQAGCPPAAAAAAAAAAAAGSSQLGDCPELPPDLLLAEPAEPAPALAPPEEEAEAPAAAQSPRGPLGQGQGQGSGPGVLLYLCPEAQCGQTFAKKHQLKVHLLTHSSSQGQRPFKCPLGGCGWTFTTSYKLKRHLQSHDKLRPFGCPVEGCGKSFTTVYNLKAHMKGHEQENSFKCEVCEESFPTQAKLSSHQRSHFEPERPYQCAFSGCKKTFITVSALFSHNRAHFREQELFACSFPGCSKQYDKACRLKIHLRSHTGERPFLCDFDGCGWNFTSMSKLLRHKRKHEDDRRFTCPVEGCGKSFTRAEHLKGHSITHLGTKPFVCPVEGCCARFSARSSLYIHSKKHLQDVGTWKNRCPVSTCNKLFTSKHSMKTHMAKRHKLSQDLLGQLEAANSLTPSSELASQGQSDFSSPELVSLFSDVPGHSSAAALDTALVNSGILTIDMASVNSTLAGGLPAENSNHSLGPAADPRAQRAPSDLPQGLDTSLFFGTSVAAYQQNPLDMDDVPGGSVGGLFGSLALKNSSLEPQALTPSNKLTVDTEALTPSSKLCENSVSELLTPAKADWNVHPDSDFFAHEEETQFGFSNPMGSHGSQKETDLITMTGTPFLV, from the coding sequence ATGGAAATCCCGAGGCTGCTCCCGGCTCGCGGGACACCacagggcggcggcggcggcggctgctgcCCCGCGGGTGGCGGCGGGGTGCCCCGAGCCCCGGACTCTCTGGCTTGTCAGGCCCCCACGCGCCGCCTCCTCCTGCTCCGGGGGGCCCAAGATGGCGGGCCGGGGCCGCGGAGCGCAGAGGCCCAGAGGGCCTCACGGGGCCTGGGCCCGAGCCCTAGCGCGAACCGCTTGGCGCCGAGACCGGATCCCCGgagccgcggcggcggcggcggcggcggcggcggcggcggcggaggaggaggaggaggaggaggaggcagaggcggcggcggcgacgaCTTCTTCCTGTTGCTGCTCGACCCGGTGGGTGGCGACGTAGAAACGGCGGGCGCAGAGCAGGCCGGAGGGCCGGTGCGGAGGGAGGAGGCCGGGACAGGCCCGGGGCCAGAGCGGCGCGCGAGCGGCGCGGCGAACCCCGCGGGCCGGCCCGAGCCGGGGCCCCAGCGCCCGTCGGCCGCGCCGGCTCCGTCGCCGCTCCCCGCGGCGGGCCCAGGCTCGGGCCCGGGCCCCAGCCCCGGCCCCGCGGCGGCCTTCGCGGGCACCATCACCATCCACAACCAGGACTTGCTGCTGCGCTTCGAGAACGGCTTCctcaccctgaccacgcccccgcTGCCCGCCTGGGAGCCGGGGGTCGCGCCGGTCCCGCAGCCGCAACCCGGGGTCCCCGGCGGCCCCGGAGGTCCCGGAGGCCCGGACGGCCCGCAGGCCGGCTGCCCGCCCGCCGCCGcggcagccgccgccgccgccgcggccgCCGGCTCCTCGCAGCTGGGCGACTGCCCCGAGCTGCCACCCGACCTCCTGCTGGCCGAGCCGGCGGAACCCGCGCCCGCGCTGGCGCCTCCGGAGGAGGAGGCCGAGGCCCCGGCCGCCGCCCAGAGCCCCCGCGGGCCTCtcggccagggccagggccagggctcGGGCCCGGGCGTGCTGCTCTACCTGTGCCCGGAGGCGCAGTGCGGCCAGACCTTCGCCAAGAAGCACCAGCTGAAGGTGCACCTGCTGACGCACAGCAGCAGCCAGGGCCAGCGGCCCTTCAAGTGCCCCCTGGGCGGCTGCGGCTGGACCTTCACCACCTCCTACAAGCTCAAGAGGCACCTGCAGTCGCACGACAAGCTGCGGCCATTCGGCTGCCCGGTGGAGGGCTGCGGCAAGAGCTTCACCACCGTGTACAACCTCAAGGCGCACATGAAGGGGCACGAGCAGGAGAACTCCTTCAAGTGCGAGGTGTGCGAGGAGAGCTTCCCCACGCAGGCCAAGCTCAGCAGCCACCAGCGCAGCCACTTCGAGCCCGAGCGGCCTTACCAGTGCGCCTTCTCCGGCTGCAAGAAGACCTTCATTACCGTGAGTGCCCTGTTCTCTCACAACCGCGCCCATTTCAGGGAACAGGAACTCTTCGCCTGCTCCTTCCCAGGCTGCAGCAAGCAGTACGACAAGGCTTGCCGCCTCAAGATTCACCTGCGGAGCCACACGGGAGAGCGGCCTTTCCTTTGCGACTTTGACGGCTGTGGCTGGAACTTCACCAGCATGTCCAAACTCCTGCGACACAAGAGGAAGCACGAAGACGACCGCAGGTTCACCTGTCCCGTGGAGGGCTGCGGCAAGTCCTTCACCAGGGCCGAACACCTCAAGGGCCACAGCATCACCCACCTGGGCACGAAGCCCTTCGTGTGCCCCGTCGAAGGCTGCTGTGCCAGGTTCTCTGCCCGCAGCAGCCTCTACATCCACTCCAAGAAGCACTTGCAGGACGTGGGCACCTGGAAGAACCGATGCCCGGTCTCCACCTGCAACAAACTCTTCACGTCCAAGCACAGCATGAAGACCCACATGGCCAAGAGGCACAAGCTCAGCCAGGACCTCTTGGGCCAGCTCGAAGCCGCCAACTCTCTCACGCCCAGCAGTGAACTGGCCAGCCAGGGGCAGAGCGATTTCAGCAGCCCCGAGCTGGTGTCTCTCTTCTCGGATGTGCCCGGCCACAGTTCTGCCGCGGCGCTGGACACGGCCCTGGTCAACTCTGGCATCTTGACTATTGACATGGCCTCTGTGAACTCCACTCTCGCGGGAGGTCTCCCTGCCGAGAACAGTAACCATTCCTTAGGGCCAGCGGCGGACCCCCGGGCCCAGAGGGCCCCCAGTGACCTTCCCCAGGGACTGGATACCTCTCTCTTCTTCGGAACCTCGGTGGCCGCTTATCAGCAGAACCCCTTAGACATGGACGATGTCCCCGGGGGAAGCGTGGGGGGGCTCTTTGGCTCCCTGGCCCTGAAAAACTCAAGCCTGGAGCCCCAAGCTTTGACACCCAGCAATAAGTTAACCGTGGACACGGAAGCTCTGACTCCCTCCAGCAAGCTTTGTGAAAACAGTGTCTCGGAACTGCTGACCCCTGCCAAAGCCGACTGGAACGTGCATCCCGACTCTGACTTCTTTGCGCACGAGGAAGAGACCCAGTTTGGATTCTCCAACCCAATGGGAAGCCACGGTTCTCAGAAAGAAACAGATCTCATCACAATGACTGGCACCCCGTTTTTGGTATGA
- the Zxdb gene encoding zinc finger X-linked protein ZXDB isoform X2 produces the protein MEIPRLLPARGTPQGGGGGGCCPAGGGGVPRAPDSLACQAPTRRLLLLRGAQDGGPGPRSAEAQRASRGLGPSPSANRLAPRPDPRSRGGGGGGGGGGRGGGGDDFFLLLLDPVGGDVETAGAEQAGGPVRREEAGTGPGPERRASGAANPAGRPEPGPQRPSAAPAPSPLPAAGPGSGPGPSPGPAAAFAGTITIHNQDLLLRFENGFLTLTTPPLPAWEPGVAPVPQPQPGVPGGPGGPGGPDGPQAGCPPAAAAAAAAAAAAGSSQLGDCPELPPDLLLAEPAEPAPALAPPEEEAEAPAAAQSPRGPLGQGQGQGSGPGVLLYLCPEAQCGQTFAKKHQLKVHLLTHSSSQGQRPFKCPLGGCGWTFTTSYKLKRHLQSHDKLRPFGCPVEGCGKSFTTVYNLKAHMKGHEQENSFKCEVCEESFPTQAKLSSHQRSHFEPERPYQCAFSGCKKTFITVSALFSHNRAHFREQELFACSFPGCSKQYDKACRLKIHLRSHTGERPFLCDFDGCGWNFTSMSKLLRHKRKHEDDRRFTCPVEGCGKSFTRAEHLKGHSITHLGTKPFVCPVEGCCARFSARSSLYIHSKKHLQDVGTWKNRCPVSTCNKLFTSKHSMKTHMAKRHKLSQDLLGQLEAANSLTPSSELASQGQSDFSSPELVSLFSDVPGHSSAAALDTALVNSGILTIDMASVNSTLAGGLPAENSNHSLGPAADPRAQRAPSDLPQGLDTSLFFGTSVAAYQQNPLDMDDVPGGSVGGLFGSLALKNSSLEPQALTPSNKLTVDTEALTPSSKLCENSVSELLTPAKADWNVHPDSDFFAHEEETQFGFSNPMGSHGSQKETDLITMTGTPFLV, from the exons ATGGAAATCCCGAGGCTGCTCCCGGCTCGCGGGACACCacagggcggcggcggcggcggctgctgcCCCGCGGGTGGCGGCGGGGTGCCCCGAGCCCCGGACTCTCTGGCTTGTCAGGCCCCCACGCGCCGCCTCCTCCTGCTCCGGGGGGCCCAAGATGGCGGGCCGGGGCCGCGGAGCGCAGAGGCCCAGAGGGCCTCACGGGGCCTGGGCCCGAGCCCTAGCGCGAACCGCTTGGCGCCGAGACCGGATCCCCGgagccgcggcggcggcggcggcg gaggaggaggaggcagaggcggcggcggcgacgaCTTCTTCCTGTTGCTGCTCGACCCGGTGGGTGGCGACGTAGAAACGGCGGGCGCAGAGCAGGCCGGAGGGCCGGTGCGGAGGGAGGAGGCCGGGACAGGCCCGGGGCCAGAGCGGCGCGCGAGCGGCGCGGCGAACCCCGCGGGCCGGCCCGAGCCGGGGCCCCAGCGCCCGTCGGCCGCGCCGGCTCCGTCGCCGCTCCCCGCGGCGGGCCCAGGCTCGGGCCCGGGCCCCAGCCCCGGCCCCGCGGCGGCCTTCGCGGGCACCATCACCATCCACAACCAGGACTTGCTGCTGCGCTTCGAGAACGGCTTCctcaccctgaccacgcccccgcTGCCCGCCTGGGAGCCGGGGGTCGCGCCGGTCCCGCAGCCGCAACCCGGGGTCCCCGGCGGCCCCGGAGGTCCCGGAGGCCCGGACGGCCCGCAGGCCGGCTGCCCGCCCGCCGCCGcggcagccgccgccgccgccgcggccgCCGGCTCCTCGCAGCTGGGCGACTGCCCCGAGCTGCCACCCGACCTCCTGCTGGCCGAGCCGGCGGAACCCGCGCCCGCGCTGGCGCCTCCGGAGGAGGAGGCCGAGGCCCCGGCCGCCGCCCAGAGCCCCCGCGGGCCTCtcggccagggccagggccagggctcGGGCCCGGGCGTGCTGCTCTACCTGTGCCCGGAGGCGCAGTGCGGCCAGACCTTCGCCAAGAAGCACCAGCTGAAGGTGCACCTGCTGACGCACAGCAGCAGCCAGGGCCAGCGGCCCTTCAAGTGCCCCCTGGGCGGCTGCGGCTGGACCTTCACCACCTCCTACAAGCTCAAGAGGCACCTGCAGTCGCACGACAAGCTGCGGCCATTCGGCTGCCCGGTGGAGGGCTGCGGCAAGAGCTTCACCACCGTGTACAACCTCAAGGCGCACATGAAGGGGCACGAGCAGGAGAACTCCTTCAAGTGCGAGGTGTGCGAGGAGAGCTTCCCCACGCAGGCCAAGCTCAGCAGCCACCAGCGCAGCCACTTCGAGCCCGAGCGGCCTTACCAGTGCGCCTTCTCCGGCTGCAAGAAGACCTTCATTACCGTGAGTGCCCTGTTCTCTCACAACCGCGCCCATTTCAGGGAACAGGAACTCTTCGCCTGCTCCTTCCCAGGCTGCAGCAAGCAGTACGACAAGGCTTGCCGCCTCAAGATTCACCTGCGGAGCCACACGGGAGAGCGGCCTTTCCTTTGCGACTTTGACGGCTGTGGCTGGAACTTCACCAGCATGTCCAAACTCCTGCGACACAAGAGGAAGCACGAAGACGACCGCAGGTTCACCTGTCCCGTGGAGGGCTGCGGCAAGTCCTTCACCAGGGCCGAACACCTCAAGGGCCACAGCATCACCCACCTGGGCACGAAGCCCTTCGTGTGCCCCGTCGAAGGCTGCTGTGCCAGGTTCTCTGCCCGCAGCAGCCTCTACATCCACTCCAAGAAGCACTTGCAGGACGTGGGCACCTGGAAGAACCGATGCCCGGTCTCCACCTGCAACAAACTCTTCACGTCCAAGCACAGCATGAAGACCCACATGGCCAAGAGGCACAAGCTCAGCCAGGACCTCTTGGGCCAGCTCGAAGCCGCCAACTCTCTCACGCCCAGCAGTGAACTGGCCAGCCAGGGGCAGAGCGATTTCAGCAGCCCCGAGCTGGTGTCTCTCTTCTCGGATGTGCCCGGCCACAGTTCTGCCGCGGCGCTGGACACGGCCCTGGTCAACTCTGGCATCTTGACTATTGACATGGCCTCTGTGAACTCCACTCTCGCGGGAGGTCTCCCTGCCGAGAACAGTAACCATTCCTTAGGGCCAGCGGCGGACCCCCGGGCCCAGAGGGCCCCCAGTGACCTTCCCCAGGGACTGGATACCTCTCTCTTCTTCGGAACCTCGGTGGCCGCTTATCAGCAGAACCCCTTAGACATGGACGATGTCCCCGGGGGAAGCGTGGGGGGGCTCTTTGGCTCCCTGGCCCTGAAAAACTCAAGCCTGGAGCCCCAAGCTTTGACACCCAGCAATAAGTTAACCGTGGACACGGAAGCTCTGACTCCCTCCAGCAAGCTTTGTGAAAACAGTGTCTCGGAACTGCTGACCCCTGCCAAAGCCGACTGGAACGTGCATCCCGACTCTGACTTCTTTGCGCACGAGGAAGAGACCCAGTTTGGATTCTCCAACCCAATGGGAAGCCACGGTTCTCAGAAAGAAACAGATCTCATCACAATGACTGGCACCCCGTTTTTGGTATGA